A genomic region of archaeon BMS3Bbin15 contains the following coding sequences:
- a CDS encoding nucleotidyltransferase domain protein, with product MRQITATGELEDILRVIRSMKEFDAVEFVIFHGSRARGEYLKTSDFDICIYYRGTPEAMSKFRLKLLSRLPSYVDVQIFQQLPLYVRKEVLKGDVLYVRDSRFLYDVALRTIRDFEDFKPHFYDYIYR from the coding sequence ATGAGACAAATCACTGCCACAGGTGAGCTTGAAGATATTCTGAGAGTTATCCGTTCAATGAAAGAATTTGATGCGGTGGAATTTGTGATATTTCATGGCTCCCGTGCTCGAGGGGAGTACTTAAAAACTTCCGATTTTGATATATGTATTTACTACAGAGGCACACCTGAAGCTATGTCAAAATTCAGACTAAAGCTTCTGTCCAGGCTTCCGAGCTATGTGGACGTGCAGATATTTCAGCAGCTACCTCTGTATGTAAGAAAGGAAGTGCTTAAAGGAGATGTACTCTATGTTAGAGATAGTAGATTCCTGTATGATGTGGCTCTAAGGACAATAAGGGATTTTGAGGATTTTAAGCCGCATTTTTATGATTATATATATAGGTGA
- a CDS encoding helix-turn-helix domain protein: protein MMKSYKFRLEPNKEQRVTLKATLDTCRHLYNNALASRKLQVELYRLPMTRQSGLVK from the coding sequence ATGATGAAAAGTTATAAGTTCAGGCTGGAGCCAAACAAAGAGCAGCGAGTTACATTAAAAGCAACTCTGGATACATGCAGGCATTTATATAATAACGCTCTTGCCAGTAGAAAGTTACAGGTAGAACTGTATAGACTGCCTATGACAAGGCAGAGTGGGCTGGTAAAGTAG
- the asnB gene encoding asparagine synthetase B [glutamine-hydrolyzing], whose amino-acid sequence MCGIVGIFGDPEAYKKLKTALNLLKERGKDSFGVSDGKTELAPTLRELKIPKVENLIGHCLHAVVGHVPQPLMGRGRLVSNCEIYNWKELMKKYPFKAENDSEMLLKFIELKGPENLPEILEGLRGTYAFAYWIEDRVYLARDIIGIKPLWYSLSPGFAFASEKKALPFHRDVKELNPRKILVYDLKRKRASFFQRKFFSITPEINRDKEYILNKLEELISEAVKIRIPDKKFGLLFSGGLDSTILAVILKKMGADFTCYVAALKEDAEDIIYAKKAASALNLKLKIKIVPLEELEDYIEKIVPLIEDSNVVKVGVALPIYAASELAKEDGLKVIFSALGADELFGGYYRYRKSLDINKDCLSDIIKMYEKNTYRDDVVTMYHNLELRVPFLDKKIVDFSLKIPARYKIQGDMDKAILRELAGRMGVPGEIALRRKKAAQYGSRFDYGINKLAKRTGKSKSEYLRDFYKEPNIRLGVLFSSGKDSTFALDIMRRQNYSVECLISLISKNPESYMFHTPNIHMVELQAEAMGIPLVLQETEGHKEEELFDMEKALKRAKQDYDIQGVVTGALYSNYQRERIERVCDKLGLKIFSPLWHMNQEKEMRQILKKGYKFIFSSVASYGLDKSWLAGKITEKDVDRLVELNKKYRINIAGEGGEFESLVLDGPIFKKAIKIEDYDIIEENENTARMLVKKAKLVDKE is encoded by the coding sequence ATGTGTGGAATTGTCGGCATTTTTGGCGACCCCGAAGCCTATAAAAAACTAAAAACTGCCCTGAATCTTCTCAAAGAGAGGGGAAAGGATTCCTTTGGTGTGAGTGATGGAAAAACAGAACTCGCTCCCACCCTTAGAGAGCTTAAAATCCCAAAAGTTGAAAATCTTATTGGTCACTGCCTTCATGCCGTGGTAGGCCATGTACCCCAGCCTCTGATGGGAAGGGGCAGGCTGGTATCAAACTGTGAGATATACAACTGGAAGGAGTTAATGAAGAAATATCCCTTTAAAGCAGAAAACGATTCTGAAATGCTTCTTAAATTTATAGAGCTTAAAGGTCCTGAAAATCTGCCTGAAATCCTGGAGGGACTCAGGGGAACTTATGCCTTTGCCTACTGGATTGAGGACAGGGTTTATCTTGCCAGGGATATCATAGGTATAAAACCTCTGTGGTACTCTTTAAGTCCAGGCTTTGCCTTTGCTTCAGAGAAAAAGGCCCTGCCCTTCCACAGGGATGTAAAGGAACTCAATCCAAGAAAAATCCTTGTTTATGACCTTAAGAGGAAAAGAGCAAGCTTTTTTCAGAGGAAATTCTTCTCTATAACCCCAGAGATTAATAGGGATAAAGAATACATACTGAATAAGCTGGAAGAACTTATAAGTGAAGCTGTAAAAATCAGGATTCCTGATAAAAAGTTCGGTCTTCTTTTTTCCGGGGGTCTGGATTCTACCATTCTTGCAGTGATATTAAAAAAAATGGGTGCTGATTTCACCTGCTATGTTGCTGCATTAAAAGAGGATGCCGAGGATATCATCTATGCAAAAAAGGCTGCCAGTGCCCTTAATCTCAAACTCAAAATAAAAATTGTGCCTCTGGAGGAGCTTGAGGATTATATTGAAAAGATTGTGCCTTTAATCGAGGATTCCAACGTGGTAAAGGTGGGAGTGGCTTTACCCATCTATGCAGCCTCTGAACTGGCAAAAGAAGACGGTCTGAAAGTTATATTTTCAGCCCTTGGGGCTGATGAGTTATTTGGAGGATACTATAGATACAGAAAATCCCTGGATATCAATAAGGACTGTCTATCGGATATAATCAAAATGTATGAGAAGAATACATACAGGGATGATGTGGTAACTATGTATCACAACCTTGAACTCAGGGTCCCTTTTCTTGATAAAAAAATTGTGGATTTTTCCCTGAAAATCCCTGCAAGATATAAAATTCAGGGAGATATGGATAAGGCTATCCTGAGGGAACTTGCCGGGAGGATGGGCGTGCCCGGGGAAATTGCTCTTAGAAGGAAGAAGGCAGCCCAGTATGGCAGCCGCTTCGATTATGGTATAAATAAGCTGGCAAAAAGGACAGGAAAGTCCAAGTCAGAATATCTCAGGGATTTTTATAAAGAGCCTAATATAAGGCTGGGGGTGCTTTTCAGTTCAGGTAAGGACAGCACCTTTGCTCTGGATATTATGAGACGTCAGAATTACTCAGTAGAGTGTCTGATATCTTTAATTAGCAAAAACCCTGAATCCTATATGTTTCACACACCCAATATCCACATGGTAGAGCTTCAGGCAGAGGCCATGGGAATTCCACTGGTGCTCCAGGAGACCGAAGGGCATAAAGAGGAAGAGCTTTTTGATATGGAAAAAGCCCTTAAAAGGGCAAAGCAGGACTATGATATCCAGGGGGTTGTGACAGGTGCGCTGTATTCCAACTATCAGAGAGAGAGAATTGAGCGGGTATGTGATAAACTGGGTCTTAAGATATTCTCACCACTGTGGCACATGAATCAGGAGAAGGAGATGAGACAGATTCTTAAAAAAGGTTACAAATTCATCTTCTCCAGTGTTGCTTCTTACGGCCTTGACAAATCATGGCTGGCAGGGAAAATAACAGAGAAGGACGTGGACAGGCTTGTGGAACTCAATAAAAAATATAGGATAAATATTGCAGGTGAGGGCGGAGAATTCGAGAGTCTGGTTCTGGATGGGCCAATATTTAAAAAAGCCATTAAAATAGAAGATTATGACATAATCGAGGAGAATGAAAATACAGCCAGGATGCTGGTGAAAAAAGCAAAGCTTGTTGATAAAGAGTAA
- a CDS encoding YcfA-like protein has protein sequence MSKLPVVSGKKVLSVLVKYGFYVHDQKGSHIHLRHPEKRPVTIPNHKTIAKGTLRAILKEAGINLEEFLNLLIIIE, from the coding sequence ATGAGCAAACTTCCAGTCGTTTCAGGTAAGAAAGTCTTAAGTGTACTTGTAAAATATGGCTTTTATGTTCATGACCAGAAGGGGAGTCATATCCATCTTAGACATCCAGAAAAAAGACCGGTGACTATTCCTAATCATAAAACTATAGCAAAAGGGACATTGAGAGCTATTTTGAAAGAGGCAGGTATCAATCTAGAAGAATTTTTAAATCTCTTAATCATTATAGAATGA
- the trpC gene encoding indole-3-glycerol phosphate synthase: MKLFSDIMFDRILEDCRLRYKPFRKVVGKEREPLSFAEAIKKAAGKPVISEVKFSSPGGRVREFEAPEKIAFEMEKGGACGISVLTEEKYFNGSLDYLRAVKEAVSVPVLRKDFIFDSGQVDEAYYYGADSLLLISSFFSSKELELLMERSRSFGIEPLVEIHSFDDIERAHNAGAEIYVINNRDKDTLEINLERSREFGRVIKGVKISASGISTVDELNYVIKYCDAVLIGTSIMKSRDVKNAVEVFVNA; this comes from the coding sequence ATGAAACTGTTCAGTGATATTATGTTTGACAGAATACTTGAGGATTGCAGATTGAGATATAAGCCCTTTCGTAAGGTTGTGGGAAAGGAAAGGGAACCTCTGAGTTTTGCCGAGGCAATAAAAAAGGCGGCTGGAAAGCCAGTAATTTCAGAGGTGAAATTCTCTTCTCCGGGAGGCAGAGTAAGAGAATTTGAGGCTCCTGAAAAAATTGCTTTTGAAATGGAAAAGGGAGGTGCCTGTGGCATATCCGTGCTCACAGAAGAGAAGTATTTTAATGGAAGTCTTGATTATCTGAGAGCTGTTAAAGAGGCTGTTTCTGTGCCTGTGCTCAGGAAGGACTTTATATTTGATTCAGGACAGGTGGACGAAGCATACTATTATGGTGCGGATTCCCTGCTTTTAATATCCAGCTTCTTCTCTTCAAAGGAGCTTGAATTGCTTATGGAAAGGAGTAGGAGTTTTGGTATTGAACCTTTAGTTGAAATTCACAGCTTTGATGATATTGAGAGAGCACACAATGCAGGTGCTGAGATATATGTGATAAACAACAGAGATAAAGATACACTCGAGATAAATCTTGAGAGGAGCAGGGAGTTTGGCAGGGTAATTAAAGGAGTTAAAATATCAGCCTCGGGTATATCCACAGTTGATGAGCTCAATTATGTTATCAAATACTGCGATGCTGTTCTCATTGGCACGAGTATAATGAAGAGTAGAGATGTGAAGAATGCGGTGGAGGTTTTTGTTAATGCTTGA
- the pabB gene encoding aminodeoxychorismate synthase component 1 has translation MLDIDEVYRKAGALGYPCAVPMIKVLKAEKKPTEVYAELRKHSENSFLFESAVFGEKIARYSILGSSPEKIISLKHGKMSINGEEIEVEGNPLLLLKKEIAFKMDKAGLPKFSGGLVGFFSYDYVRYFEDIGSSTIDDLEHPDIFFFLIKDTIVFDHFRDEVLLISNLFIREKGDIEKEYSRAVKKLKFLERVVNSSNELNLRKKVSEVDFESNFSRDDFLRAVEKAKRYIYEGDIFQVVLSQRFSCNFRGDALKLYLVLKEINPSPYMYCVEAGDMKIIGSSPEILVKTEGNKVIVRPIAGTRPRGKNVVEDEVLAREMMNDEKERAEHVMLVDLGRNDIGKIAKFGTVEVTDFMTIEKYSHVQHIVSNVVGEFQGGMDVFDAMEATFPAGTVSGAPKVRAMQIIEELEPTERGVYAGAIGYFSLGGDMDFAITIRTIVLQEGMAYIQAGAGIVADSVPEREYQETVNKGKAMLKAMGVLE, from the coding sequence ATGCTTGATATTGATGAAGTTTACAGAAAGGCTGGTGCTCTGGGTTATCCCTGTGCTGTGCCTATGATTAAGGTGCTGAAGGCTGAGAAAAAGCCAACAGAAGTTTATGCAGAGTTGAGAAAACATTCAGAGAATTCCTTTCTATTCGAATCTGCTGTTTTTGGTGAGAAGATAGCAAGATACTCTATTCTCGGCTCTTCGCCTGAAAAGATAATATCCTTAAAGCATGGTAAAATGAGTATCAACGGTGAAGAGATTGAAGTTGAAGGTAACCCCTTACTCCTGCTGAAGAAGGAGATAGCTTTTAAGATGGATAAGGCAGGGTTGCCGAAGTTCTCAGGCGGTCTTGTTGGTTTCTTCAGCTATGATTATGTGAGGTACTTTGAGGATATTGGCTCTTCAACCATAGATGACCTCGAACACCCTGATATCTTCTTCTTTCTTATTAAGGATACAATAGTGTTTGACCATTTCAGGGATGAGGTGCTATTAATCTCCAATCTGTTCATCAGAGAAAAAGGAGATATAGAGAAGGAGTACTCTCGAGCAGTGAAGAAGTTAAAGTTTCTTGAAAGAGTTGTTAATTCTTCCAATGAGCTAAATTTGAGAAAAAAGGTATCGGAAGTAGACTTTGAAAGTAATTTCAGTAGAGATGACTTTCTCAGGGCTGTGGAGAAGGCAAAGAGGTACATATATGAGGGAGACATATTTCAGGTGGTGCTGAGCCAGAGATTCTCCTGCAATTTCAGGGGGGATGCCTTAAAACTTTATCTTGTGCTCAAGGAAATCAACCCCTCGCCATATATGTACTGTGTTGAAGCTGGAGATATGAAGATTATAGGCTCTTCGCCTGAAATTCTTGTAAAAACAGAGGGAAATAAGGTTATTGTAAGGCCAATAGCAGGTACGAGACCGAGGGGTAAGAATGTTGTTGAGGATGAGGTGCTTGCCAGAGAGATGATGAATGATGAGAAGGAGAGAGCGGAGCATGTTATGCTTGTGGACCTTGGCAGGAATGACATTGGAAAGATTGCAAAATTTGGAACGGTAGAGGTTACTGACTTCATGACTATAGAAAAGTACTCCCATGTGCAGCATATTGTGAGTAATGTGGTTGGAGAATTTCAGGGAGGCATGGATGTTTTTGATGCCATGGAAGCTACTTTTCCAGCAGGTACAGTGAGTGGGGCACCAAAAGTCAGAGCCATGCAGATAATTGAGGAGCTTGAACCCACGGAAAGAGGAGTGTATGCGGGTGCTATAGGCTACTTTTCTCTTGGAGGTGATATGGACTTCGCCATAACAATAAGAACAATAGTGCTCCAGGAAGGTATGGCTTATATTCAGGCTGGAGCAGGTATAGTCGCAGATTCTGTGCCTGAGAGGGAGTATCAGGAGACTGTTAATAAGGGCAAGGCAATGTTAAAGGCTATGGGGGTGTTGGAATGA
- the pabA gene encoding aminodeoxychorismate synthase component 2 gives MKVLIIDNIDSFVYNLYQYVGELGVDVEVRRNNISLAEVERISPDSIIISPGPGIPERAGVSVDLIRELSPSLPILGVCLGHQAIGYAFGAKIGHARRLMHGKVSRISHSGEGILKGVDDQFIATRYHSLVVKREGLPEELKITAFSEDDDEIMAMMHRDYKTYGVQFHPESILTAEGKKITKNFIEMM, from the coding sequence ATGAAGGTTTTGATTATTGATAATATAGACAGCTTTGTGTATAATCTCTATCAGTATGTGGGAGAGCTTGGAGTAGATGTTGAGGTGAGGCGAAACAATATCTCACTTGCCGAGGTTGAAAGAATATCGCCGGATAGTATAATAATATCACCTGGGCCGGGAATCCCTGAAAGAGCAGGTGTTAGTGTTGATTTAATAAGGGAACTATCTCCCAGCCTTCCAATTCTTGGTGTGTGTCTGGGGCATCAGGCTATAGGCTATGCGTTTGGAGCTAAAATAGGTCATGCCAGGCGGCTTATGCATGGAAAGGTGAGCAGGATTTCTCATTCCGGTGAGGGTATATTAAAAGGTGTTGATGACCAGTTCATAGCCACAAGATACCATAGTCTGGTGGTGAAGAGGGAGGGTTTACCTGAGGAACTCAAGATTACTGCTTTTTCAGAGGATGATGATGAGATAATGGCTATGATGCACAGGGATTATAAAACCTATGGGGTGCAGTTTCACCCTGAGAGTATATTAACGGCAGAAGGTAAGAAGATTACAAAAAATTTTATTGAGATGATGTGA
- the pyrE_1 gene encoding orotate phosphoribosyltransferase, producing MSGEKLRKQIKKRAFEQGEFILASGRKSNYYINIKNAYTEPEVLRNIAKYIAEKLSEIEYDLIAGVAVGAVPIVTAVALEVNKPFLIVRKERKNYGTGMNIEGKFSKGERVVVLEDVTTTGGSVIKAIKELREKGLECSTAIAVVDREEGAGENLKKEEVELISLMEVSELMR from the coding sequence ATGAGTGGTGAAAAACTCAGGAAACAGATTAAGAAAAGAGCCTTCGAACAAGGTGAGTTTATACTTGCTTCCGGCAGAAAGAGTAACTACTATATCAATATAAAGAACGCATACACAGAACCCGAGGTGCTTCGCAATATAGCAAAATATATTGCAGAAAAGCTTTCAGAGATTGAATATGACCTTATTGCCGGTGTGGCTGTTGGTGCAGTGCCCATAGTTACTGCAGTTGCCCTTGAGGTGAATAAACCGTTTCTGATAGTGAGGAAGGAGAGGAAGAATTATGGCACTGGAATGAATATCGAGGGTAAATTTTCAAAAGGCGAGAGGGTTGTTGTTCTCGAGGATGTTACCACCACAGGAGGTTCTGTAATCAAAGCTATTAAAGAGCTCAGGGAGAAGGGTCTTGAGTGCTCAACTGCTATTGCGGTTGTGGATAGAGAGGAGGGGGCAGGGGAAAACTTGAAAAAGGAGGAAGTAGAACTTATATCTCTTATGGAAGTTAGTGAACTGATGAGGTAA
- the purD gene encoding phosphoribosylamine--glycine ligase, whose translation MEFLLIGGGAREHAMALALKKNKDVELYSVMGNRNPGILRLSEKVLHVKETELERIREFAVSNKIDIAVVGPEAPLGAGISNLLDEVGIPSVGPKKELALIETDKEFCRNVMAEYSIPANLTYACFSDFEKACAYVDSYNGELVVKPVGLTGGKGVKVQGEHLKNREDVKVYIKEILERGIGGGRVVLEEKAPGEEFTVQAFVDGSNIIPMPAVQDHKRAYEGDTGYNTGGMGSYSMADGLLPFLTKEDYNFAVDVIKKTVMALKKKTGESYRGILYGQFMKGSEIKLIEFNCRFGDPETMNVLTLLESDFSELCRHIVEGGLKGAVFSELATVCKYVVPEGYGLNSYPPCEIEVDEEAIADEGANLYYAVVNEKKGKLFTTTSRAAAVVGVADSLEEAEEIAEKAISHIKGEHIYHRHDIGTRELIEKKLRKMETFGR comes from the coding sequence ATGGAATTTCTGCTTATTGGTGGAGGTGCCAGAGAACATGCAATGGCACTTGCACTGAAGAAAAATAAAGATGTCGAGCTTTACTCTGTCATGGGTAATAGAAATCCTGGAATACTCAGACTATCGGAGAAGGTTTTACATGTAAAAGAGACAGAACTGGAAAGGATAAGGGAGTTTGCAGTTAGTAATAAAATTGATATTGCTGTTGTGGGGCCTGAGGCACCTCTTGGTGCGGGTATAAGCAATCTGCTTGATGAGGTTGGTATACCATCGGTGGGGCCAAAAAAGGAGCTGGCGCTTATTGAGACAGACAAGGAGTTCTGCAGAAATGTTATGGCAGAATACTCCATTCCAGCAAACCTCACTTATGCGTGCTTCAGTGATTTTGAAAAGGCATGTGCATATGTTGATTCCTATAATGGAGAGCTTGTGGTTAAACCGGTGGGGCTGACAGGTGGTAAGGGAGTTAAGGTTCAGGGAGAGCATCTGAAGAATAGGGAAGATGTTAAAGTTTATATAAAAGAAATTCTTGAGAGGGGTATAGGTGGGGGTAGAGTTGTCCTGGAAGAGAAGGCTCCGGGAGAGGAGTTCACTGTCCAGGCCTTCGTGGATGGTAGCAATATTATTCCCATGCCCGCGGTGCAGGACCACAAGCGTGCCTATGAGGGTGACACAGGGTATAACACAGGTGGAATGGGCTCTTACTCCATGGCTGATGGGCTTCTTCCGTTTCTAACAAAGGAAGACTACAATTTTGCAGTTGATGTTATTAAAAAAACAGTTATGGCTCTCAAAAAGAAAACAGGTGAAAGTTACAGGGGAATCCTCTATGGTCAGTTTATGAAAGGCAGTGAAATTAAGCTCATAGAATTTAACTGTCGTTTTGGCGACCCTGAGACTATGAATGTTCTGACCCTTCTTGAAAGTGACTTTTCAGAGCTCTGCAGGCATATTGTAGAAGGTGGTCTTAAAGGTGCGGTTTTCTCAGAGCTTGCCACTGTGTGCAAGTATGTCGTACCTGAAGGTTATGGACTTAATTCTTATCCACCGTGTGAGATTGAGGTGGATGAGGAGGCAATAGCAGATGAAGGTGCAAATCTATATTATGCTGTTGTCAATGAGAAAAAGGGAAAGCTTTTTACCACAACGTCGAGAGCTGCGGCAGTTGTCGGCGTTGCTGATAGTCTTGAGGAGGCAGAGGAAATAGCAGAGAAAGCTATTTCCCATATAAAGGGAGAGCATATATATCACAGACATGATATAGGTACCAGGGAACTTATAGAGAAAAAGTTAAGAAAGATGGAGACGTTCGGAAGATGA
- the argF gene encoding ornithine carbamoyltransferase, which yields MNVISIIDLKEEFEELVDSALELKVSGGYEESLKGKTLGLIFEKASTRTRVSFEVAMNHLGGIALYLSPKEMQLGRGETLADTARVLSRYLDGVVIRAKRHSDVVDFAKYSSIPVINGLTDKEHPSQILADIMTVKEFKGSFNATLAYIGDGNNVCNSLLLGSAIVGLNIRVATPEGYEPDSDILSEAEEIADTTGSKILLTRNPEEAVSHADFVYTDVWVSMGQEEEMEKRLRDFKPYQINRELLSLAPHARVMHCLPAHRGQEITDEVIDSSMSIVFDQAENRLHAQKALLKRLLG from the coding sequence ATGAATGTAATCTCAATTATTGATTTAAAGGAGGAGTTTGAAGAGCTTGTAGATTCTGCCCTCGAGCTCAAGGTATCAGGGGGTTATGAAGAAAGTTTAAAAGGAAAAACTCTGGGATTGATTTTCGAGAAGGCTTCTACCAGGACAAGAGTTAGCTTTGAGGTTGCGATGAATCATCTTGGTGGGATAGCGCTGTATCTGAGCCCCAAGGAGATGCAGCTTGGAAGAGGTGAAACTCTTGCCGATACTGCCAGAGTCTTAAGCAGATATCTGGATGGCGTGGTTATAAGGGCAAAAAGGCACAGTGATGTTGTTGATTTTGCAAAATATTCCTCTATTCCTGTTATAAACGGACTTACCGACAAAGAACATCCTTCCCAGATTCTGGCTGATATAATGACAGTTAAGGAATTTAAAGGAAGTTTTAATGCTACCCTTGCATATATTGGCGATGGAAACAATGTGTGCAATTCTCTGCTTCTCGGCTCTGCCATTGTAGGATTGAATATAAGGGTTGCGACTCCTGAAGGTTATGAGCCTGACAGTGATATTTTAAGCGAGGCAGAAGAGATTGCAGATACCACTGGCTCAAAAATACTGCTAACAAGAAATCCTGAAGAAGCTGTGAGTCATGCTGATTTTGTTTACACTGATGTATGGGTGAGTATGGGTCAGGAGGAGGAGATGGAAAAAAGGTTGAGAGATTTCAAACCCTATCAGATAAACAGAGAACTGCTCAGTCTTGCTCCCCATGCAAGGGTGATGCACTGTCTGCCTGCACATAGAGGCCAAGAGATTACTGACGAGGTTATTGATAGCAGTATGTCAATAGTCTTTGACCAGGCTGAAAACAGGCTTCATGCACAGAAGGCTCTTCTTAAAAGGCTCCTTGGATAA
- a CDS encoding traB family protein, which yields MKNIRIIGVHHRYQMSIADVEDAIADFKPDIVAVELPEDDYLKFLEVHFYLETEMKIAMITGCESGAMVFLIDMKKEDVLRNLKEILGIEDRKLWDEFEKGDIPAFYRRLLEISPSHLKKAKEVLLKYREAVMAANILILAEKYPGSRILAVVGYSHRKVVEKLVKAKEFSIKTEPFFLDCEEILAYN from the coding sequence ATGAAAAATATAAGGATAATAGGTGTGCATCATAGGTATCAGATGAGTATTGCTGATGTTGAAGATGCAATAGCGGATTTTAAACCAGATATAGTTGCAGTTGAATTGCCCGAGGATGATTATCTTAAGTTTCTTGAGGTGCACTTTTATCTTGAAACTGAGATGAAGATAGCCATGATAACCGGCTGTGAATCTGGAGCAATGGTTTTTCTGATAGATATGAAGAAAGAGGATGTTTTAAGGAATCTGAAGGAAATTCTCGGGATAGAGGACAGGAAGTTATGGGATGAGTTTGAGAAAGGCGATATCCCTGCATTTTACCGCAGGCTTCTTGAAATCTCACCTTCACATCTTAAAAAAGCAAAGGAGGTGCTTTTGAAGTACAGAGAAGCGGTTATGGCCGCCAACATATTAATTCTTGCTGAAAAATATCCTGGAAGCAGAATTCTTGCAGTGGTAGGGTACAGTCACAGGAAGGTAGTGGAGAAGCTTGTTAAGGCCAAGGAATTTTCAATTAAAACAGAACCATTTTTTCTGGACTGTGAGGAGATTCTGGCATATAATTGA
- a CDS encoding CBS domain protein, whose protein sequence is MSFENIPDKKVSELMTGYVLMIEPELTVLETIEKMTERNFRCIIVARMTPYKELGLVTRFDIMEKVIGRGKNPFRVRIIEIMDKPVYYIAHDATIREAAMIMGENQVCNLPVKKDGDVIGVISSSDIFNEYLSKTA, encoded by the coding sequence ATGAGTTTCGAGAATATTCCAGACAAGAAAGTCTCAGAGTTGATGACAGGATATGTACTCATGATAGAGCCGGAGCTCACAGTACTTGAAACCATAGAAAAAATGACGGAACGTAATTTCAGATGTATTATTGTAGCAAGAATGACACCCTATAAGGAACTTGGCCTTGTTACAAGATTTGATATTATGGAGAAAGTTATAGGCAGAGGAAAGAATCCTTTCAGAGTCAGAATTATTGAAATTATGGATAAACCGGTATATTATATAGCGCATGATGCCACAATCAGAGAAGCAGCAATGATAATGGGGGAAAATCAGGTCTGTAATCTTCCGGTGAAGAAGGACGGAGACGTTATCGGGGTAATAAGCAGCAGCGATATTTTCAACGAGTATCTGAGCAAGACAGCCTGA
- a CDS encoding methyltransferase domain protein has translation MLPTVPYHPTPFEKAREMLKLAGLKEGECLYDLGCGEANILIVGAEEFGAACVGIEKDASLVRMARRKIKERGLEDKITIIEGDIFSDIFWSYRGRGDKPYAISKADVVAMYLNFNMHEVIVPMLEKELREGVRVVSYEFFIRGWKSVRELPMIFVFEKGKSF, from the coding sequence ATGCTTCCAACTGTACCCTATCATCCAACGCCTTTTGAGAAGGCAAGAGAAATGCTAAAACTGGCTGGTTTGAAAGAAGGAGAGTGCCTCTACGACCTTGGCTGTGGTGAAGCAAATATTCTCATAGTCGGAGCAGAGGAGTTTGGTGCGGCTTGTGTGGGTATAGAAAAAGATGCCTCCCTTGTCAGGATGGCAAGGAGAAAAATTAAGGAAAGAGGACTTGAGGATAAAATTACAATAATAGAGGGTGACATATTCTCAGACATATTCTGGAGTTATAGGGGAAGAGGTGATAAACCCTATGCCATATCAAAGGCTGATGTTGTGGCTATGTATCTGAACTTCAATATGCATGAGGTGATTGTCCCAATGCTGGAGAAGGAGCTCAGAGAAGGTGTAAGAGTGGTTTCCTATGAATTTTTTATTCGTGGCTGGAAGTCGGTGAGAGAGTTGCCAATGATATTCGTCTTTGAGAAAGGGAAAAGTTTTTGA
- a CDS encoding inosine 5'-monophosphate dehydrogenase, producing the protein MEIVLEDKKVKDVMTVEVISVNISHPISKVISILSTRDVSGVVVVDNVGDVVGIISAMDIFKLFDGDKKVKLNYYAEDVMTPYTITIMPGADLYEAGRLMLENGIHRLVVTESPLRKRPIGIISSTDIIKEIKNLI; encoded by the coding sequence ATGGAGATAGTGCTTGAGGATAAGAAGGTTAAGGATGTAATGACAGTAGAGGTGATTTCAGTAAATATCAGCCATCCTATCTCAAAGGTTATATCTATACTTTCTACAAGAGATGTCTCCGGTGTTGTTGTGGTTGACAATGTCGGTGATGTGGTTGGTATAATATCCGCAATGGACATCTTCAAGCTTTTTGACGGGGATAAAAAAGTCAAACTTAACTATTATGCTGAGGATGTTATGACTCCATATACCATAACAATTATGCCAGGAGCAGACCTCTATGAAGCTGGCAGGTTGATGCTTGAGAATGGAATACACAGGCTTGTTGTTACAGAGTCTCCTCTGAGGAAGCGCCCCATTGGAATTATATCTTCCACAGATATAATAAAAGAGATTAAAAATCTGATTTGA